A portion of the Rhizoctonia solani chromosome 6, complete sequence genome contains these proteins:
- a CDS encoding Ferric reductase like transmembrane component has translation MAPILASNESLVLYLDAALLFCIFLFAVFGFPRLVARLSLPHCEGFVLRNAKPLATKVTLNDGSSLDDKAGSDESNIAPYKVDLTDAKSIPDRNKTPKLPVHIPSYSTWLHPISKFANARYDGYSVGQYTVMTTYMAGVAVAMFLFSNPVNNCTRAGFVCISQAPIVVLFGVKNGPVGTLLGKGYEKLNYIHRWVGQLMFVSALFHVVGYLVKWTKTGTLSIAAKRQVWGWFAFGGLVFLTVVSLPPVRRSSYTIFWHAHWIGFLLFGVSIMYHAPGAIPYAIAALSLYALDQVLRLFKSRIATATITPVPALKCTQLSIPEIGRGWRAGQHVRVRVLNSKMGMLGWAESHPFTIASISSPKGGGDGLTLLVKKAGDWTNSLYSLSQHVTSEESSGSGSRVKVVVEGPYGGPGSTIPSSFSSALVVVGGSGITFGTSTVEELVAAAENGCTRTKYAELVWVVQDHSAIAPLLPAFATLLSRASDAHMTLTVTVHYTRATDVVPAKLPFGIRIVAGRPNVSLALENVLKRTEMTSTPINPAKGVMIGVCGPTGLAEEVWQAENSVDGEIRKKVGGVEVYEDETGSWGGSKLDDAPTSPILRLQPDRKKNWFAEMRDDTFDAFSSRREGASEFTRRVRKLRLEQNSSRFADLKYTMPRSKQAYSTSQPCLLIERKTFGSVPGDGGDQQCTSGRS, from the exons ATGGCACCTATTCTTGCCTCAAACGAATCACTGGTCCTTTACCTCGATGCCGCACTGCTTTTTTGCATATTTCTCTTTGCTGTCTTTGGTTTTCCCCGCCTGGTGGCTCGACTGAGTCTACCACATTGTGAGGGGTTTGTTCTCCGGAACGCTAAGCCGCTCGCCACAAAAGTCACCCTTAACGATGGCAGCTCCTTAGATGACAAAGCTGGATCGGACGAAAGTAATATTGCACCATACAAAGTCGACCTCACTGATGCAAAGTCCATCCCGGACCGCAACAAGACTCCCAAGCTACCAGTTCACATCCCATCCTACTCGACCTGGCTTCACCCAATCTCCAAATTTGCTAATGCGCGATACGATGGTTACTCGGTCGGACAGTACACTGTTATGACTACGTACATGGCAGGTGTCGCTGTAGCCATGTTTCTATTTTCGAACCCTGTAAACAATTGCACTAGGGCGGGATTCGTGTGTATCTCTCAAGCTCCCATCGTTGTATTATTTGGTGTCAAGAACGGACCGGTTGGGACTCTATTGGGCAAAGGCTATGAAAAG CTCAATTATATCCACCGCTGGGTCGGTCAGCTCATGTTCGTTTCAGCACTGTTCCACGTCGTTGGATATC TTGTCAAATGGACTAAGACCGGAACCCTGTCTATTGCCG CTAAACGCCAAGTATGGGGCTGGTTTGCATTTGGGGGCCTCGTCTTCCTCACTGTGGTGTCGCTCCCACCGGTTCGACGAAGCTCATACACAATCTTTTGGCACGCTCATTGGATAGGATTTTTGCTGTTTGGTGTCTCG ATCATGTACCATGCACCTGGTGCCATACCCTATGCAATTGCTGCTCTTTCTTTGTACGCTTTGGACCAGGTCTTGCGTTTATTCAAATCAAGAATCGCAACGGCTACGATCACACCTGTCCCAGCACTCAAGTGCACTCAG TTGTCAATCCCTGAGATCGGCCGAGGCTGGCGCGCAGGCCAACATGTTCGTGTTCGTGTCCTGAACTCGAAAATGGGAATGTTAGGCTGGGCCGAGTCGcacccatttact ATTGCGAGCATCAGCTCACCGAAAGGCGGAGGAGATGGGCTTACTCTACTCGTCAAAAAGGCTGGAGACTGGACAAACTCCCTCTATTCGCTTTCTCAGCATGTTACCTCGGAAGAGTCCTCTGGCTCCGGGTCGCGCGTTAAAGTGGTGGTTGAAGGACCCTATGGCGGACCCGGTTCCACGATCCCATCATCGTTTTCGTCAGCTCTGGTCGTAGTTGGAGGAAGTGGGATTACGTTTGGAACGAGCACTGTTGAAGAACTTGTCGCAGCTGCTGAAAATGGATGCAcacgtaccaagtacgctgAGCTTGTCTGGGTTGTTCAGGACCACA GCGCTATCGCTCCTCTTCTCCCCGCATTTGCGACCTTGTTGTCCCGCGCAAGTGATGCGCACATGACTCTGACCGTAACAGTCCATTACACCCGAGCGACCGACGTCGTCCCTGCCAAGCTCCCGTTCGGCATTCGCATCGTGGCCGGTCGTCCTAATGTATCTTTGGCCCTCGAAAACGTTCTTAAGCGCACAGAGATGACTTCTACACCCATCAACCCGGCAAAGGGCGTCATGATTGGTGTATGTGGACCAACAGGACTGGCTGAAGAGGTGTGGCAGGCAGAAAACTCTGTGGATGGAGAAATCAGAAAGAAAGTTGGAGGAGTAGAAGTTTACGAAGA CGAAACTGGCTCTTGGGGCGGTTCAAAATTAGATGACGCTCCAACCAGCCCTATTCTTCGTCTTCAACCGGACAGAAAGAAAAACTGGTTTGCCGAAATGCGGGATGACACGTTTGACGCGTTCTCCAGCCGAAGGGAAGGGGCGTCGGAATTCACTCGGAGAGTCCGGAAGCTTAGACTGGAGCAGAACAGCTCCCGGTTTGCCGATCTGAAGTACACTATGCCTCGATCGAAGCAGGCTTATTCTACTTCCCAACCTTGCCTTTTGATCGAACGGAAAACGTTCGGGAGCGTTCCAGGTGATGGAGGAGATCAACAGTGCACCAGTGGCAGATCATAA